In the Gossypium arboreum isolate Shixiya-1 chromosome 10, ASM2569848v2, whole genome shotgun sequence genome, one interval contains:
- the LOC108489513 gene encoding vesicle-fusing ATPase-like: MAGSNEINLNECKSRGSTRDGTGVHDSIVNQLLTKIDGVESLNNVLLSGMTNRNDLLDEALLRPGRLEVQVEISLSDENGRLQILQIHTNKMKENSFLAPDVNLQELGMFVSNLWLWDLHSFLVWENQLLECQKWVHF, from the exons ATGGCTGGAAGTAATGAAATCAACCTCAACGAGTGCAAG TCAAGAGGCTCAACTAGAGATGGTACCGGAGTTCATGACAGCATTGTGAACCAGCTGCTTACCAAG ATAGATGGAGTGGAGTCTCTAAATAATGTTTTGCTTAGTGGAATGACCAACAGAAATGATCTGCTTGATGAAGCCCTTTTGAG GCCAGGACGTTTGGAGGTTCAAGTTGAGATAAGTCTTTCTGACGAAAATGGTCGTTTGCAGATTCTTCAGATTCATACAAACAAGATGAAAGAGAATTCTTTTCTTGCTCCTGATGTTAACCTTCAAGAGCTTGGTATGTTTGTTAGTAATTTATGGTTGTGGGATTTACATTCTTTTCTTGTATGGGAGAATCAACTGTTAGAATGTCAAAAGTGGGTTCATTTTTAG
- the LOC108489512 gene encoding uncharacterized protein LOC108489512 isoform X1, with amino-acid sequence MSDKQKGLIEVIFLLFPNAEARNCARHLYNNFKNMEGFRGQIMRLTYWKAAKSTFPIQFEEAMSEMRSLSEFAEFWLRDKDPRTWSRVQFSTRCKSDLLLNNNSECFNKIILEARDKLILTMLEIIRRKVMNRLVSMREIAEKYPGPLCPMIQKKLSEIVSQFNNIWPVYAGNEKYEVDCGLGNKYVVDLLNSSCSCRKWDLSGIPLRDPHGFKPLVMGRRSNGAVVFSFETCALNLIEAIYERGISW; translated from the exons ATGTCTGACAAACAAAAG GGTTTAATAGAAGTGATTTTTTTATTGTTCCCTAATGCTGAAGCAAGAAATTGTGCCAGACATCTTTACAACAATTTTAAAAACATGGAAGGATTTAGAGGCCAAATAATGCGTCTTACTTACTGGAAAGCTGCTAAATCAACTTTTCCAATACAATTTGAAGAAGCAATGTCTGAAATGAGATCACTGTCAGAATTTGCTGAGTTTTGGTTGCGTGACAAGGATCCAAGAACTTGGTCAAGAGTCCAATTTTCAACCAGATGCAAATCTGATCTACTACTGAACAACAACAGTGAATGTTTCAACAAG ATCATTTTAGAAGCTAGAGATAAACTCATCCTGACGATGTTGGAAATAATTAGAAGAAAAGTCATGAATAGGTTGGTTTCTATGAGAGAGATTGCTGAGAAGTATCCTGGACCTTTATGTCCAATGATACAGAAGAAGTTGTCTGAAATTGTTAGTCAGTTCAATAA TATATGGCCGGTATATGCTGGAAATGAGAAGTATGAGGTTGACTGTGGATTAGGCAACAAGTATGTGGTTGATCTCCTCAACTCCTCCTGTTCATGTAGAAAATGGGACTTGTCAGGAATCCCAT TGCGTGACCCCCATGGATTTAAGCCTTTGGTAATGGGAAGGAGAAGCAATGGTGCTGTGGTTTTTTCCTTTGAAACATGTGCTCTTAATTTGATCGAGGCAATATATGAGAGAGGTATATCCTGGTGA
- the LOC108489512 gene encoding uncharacterized protein LOC108489512 isoform X2 gives MSDKQKGLIEVIFLLFPNAEARNCARHLYNNFKNMEGFRGQIMRLTYWKAAKSTFPIQFEEAMSEMRSLSEFAEFWLRDKDPRTWSRVQFSTRCKSDLLLNNNSECFNKIILEARDKLILTMLEIIRRKVMNRLVSMREIAEKYPGPLCPMIQKKLSEIVSQFNNIWPVYAGNEKYEVDCGLGNKYVVDLLNSSCSCRKWDLSGIPCPL, from the exons ATGTCTGACAAACAAAAG GGTTTAATAGAAGTGATTTTTTTATTGTTCCCTAATGCTGAAGCAAGAAATTGTGCCAGACATCTTTACAACAATTTTAAAAACATGGAAGGATTTAGAGGCCAAATAATGCGTCTTACTTACTGGAAAGCTGCTAAATCAACTTTTCCAATACAATTTGAAGAAGCAATGTCTGAAATGAGATCACTGTCAGAATTTGCTGAGTTTTGGTTGCGTGACAAGGATCCAAGAACTTGGTCAAGAGTCCAATTTTCAACCAGATGCAAATCTGATCTACTACTGAACAACAACAGTGAATGTTTCAACAAG ATCATTTTAGAAGCTAGAGATAAACTCATCCTGACGATGTTGGAAATAATTAGAAGAAAAGTCATGAATAGGTTGGTTTCTATGAGAGAGATTGCTGAGAAGTATCCTGGACCTTTATGTCCAATGATACAGAAGAAGTTGTCTGAAATTGTTAGTCAGTTCAATAA TATATGGCCGGTATATGCTGGAAATGAGAAGTATGAGGTTGACTGTGGATTAGGCAACAAGTATGTGGTTGATCTCCTCAACTCCTCCTGTTCATGTAGAAAATGGGACTTGTCAGGAATCCCAT GTCCTTTGTAA
- the LOC108488534 gene encoding probable methyltransferase TCM_000336 produces MDVERVFHMSGGVGKTSYAQNSSLQKKASDMMKHITIETIQQLYHEVTAKSLGIADLGCSSGPNSLSLIKDIVEAVEGCCHRAFRPLPEFRVFLNDLPTNDFNSVFKTLPDFYRDLKKDKTERCPAIFIAGYPGSFYGRLFPNNCLHFIYSSYSLHWLSKVPPSLYNEQGKSINRGNVYISESTPPSVSRAYWNQFQDDFSLFLKSRSEELVTGGRMVLIILGRIGHDHVDRGNSFFWEILSRCLAISVSQGEIEEEKLDCYDVHFYAASRNEIEEEVRREGSFELERVEMFEIEREVQRGESYGTAVAMTVRAIQESMLYNHFGNGINLDALFNNYGKMIDQEMAKQEIKPITFLLVLKKL; encoded by the exons ATGGATGTAGAGAGAGTGTTTCATATGAGTGGAGGAGTGGGCAAGACTAGTTATGCCCAGAATTCTTCTCTCCAG AAAAAGGCTTCAGACATGATGAAACATATAACCATAGAAACTATACAACAGCTCTACCATGAAGTAACAGCCAAGAGCTTAGGGATAGCTGATTTAGGATGCTCTTCAGGACCCAACTCATTGTCCCTCATCAAAGACATTGTCGAAGCCGTTGAAGGATGTTGCCATAGGGCTTTTCGTCCCTTACCAGAGTTTCGAGTTTTCCTCAATGATCTTCCAACAAATGACTTCAATTCGGTTTTTAAGACCTTGCCTGATTTCTATAGGGACCTTAAAAAAGACAAAACTGAAAGGTGCCCGGCTATTTTCATAGCAGGTTACCCTGGTTCATTTTATGGCAGACTATTCCCAAACAATTGCTTGCACTTCATCTATTCTTCTTACAGTTTGCACTGGCTCTCCAAG GTTCCCCCATCTCTTTACAATGAGCAAGGCAAGTCTATCAACAGAGGGAACGTTTACATATCGGAATCGACTCCTCCAAGTGTGTCCCGAGCGTACTGGAACCAGTTCCAGGACGATTTTTCATTGTTCCTGAAATCACGATCAGAGGAGCTTGTCACAGGAGGGAGAATGGTGCTCATTATTTTGGGAAGAATAGGCCATGATCATGTTGATAGAGGCAATTCTTTCTTTTGGGAAATTCTGTCAAGATGCCTCGCCATATCAGTTTCTCAG GGAGAAATTGAAGAGGAAAAGCTAGATTGTTATGATGTCCATTTTTATGCAGCATCAAGAAATGAAATAGAAGAAGAAGTGAGAAGAGAAGGTTCCTTCGAATTGGAAAGGGTAGAGATGTTTGAGATTGAGCGAGAAGTTCAGAGGGGAGAGAGCTACGGCACAGCAGTGGCCATGACAGTGAGGGCAATCCAAGAATCCATGCTTTACAACCATTTTGGAAATGGGATCAACTTAGATGCCTTGTTTAACAATTATGGGAAAATGATAGATCAAGAAATGGCTAAACAAGAAATTAAACCCATCACTTTTCTTCTTGTTCTTAAGAAATTATGA